The genomic interval CCGGCGGCGGATGGAAGTGATCTCGCGAGTTGTGGACGTTTGGATGGCGATCCCATCGACACTCCCACACGCTATCTTGTCGCGTCTCTTGGTAGTGAATATTGAAATCGTCGTTGCGGTACCAGCGAATCTCGAAGCGTGCGGATGCACTCCCAGCGAAGTAGGCATCGGACAGTTCGGCATGGAGGGACAGTTTCCCTTCCTCGACGATTTGGGCCGATTCGAACATACGACTCCCAGCAAATCGGGAGCGTAGCCGCGCTAACACAGAGCGATCTATCGGCGCGGGACTCGCGCCGTCGTCCACTGGCACCATCATCAGCTATGTGATGGGGCCGTCGATCCGGCGACCTTTCGTCGGGCGCGCTCGTGAAGGCGACGCTCTTCGATGGCGGTAGCCCAGTCACCGAGTTCCACGTACACGTCGTCGACACGCTCCGCATCGAACTCGAGGACATTGACCTCGGCGGGCGAGTCAGAACCGTACCGATCGCGGTAGTCCTCAATCTGGCTAGTCAGCGCTGAGACGCGAGTCTGTAACTCCTCAGTGCTGTTCGCTCGTGCCAGTTCGTTCACCCGCCGCCATTCGAAGTAATCGTCGTTGCGCTCATACCTAGCTGGCCGGCCCTCGTGTTGGATGACAATGCCGAGGTCAGCGTAAAAAGACAGGTGTGTCCGAGCAGACTCCGCCGAACAGTCCGCTTGCTCGGCGATCTCCGCGGCTGTCATCGGTTCTCGGGCGTGCAGCACCGCCCCGTATACCCGCTGCTTTGTGTCTTCGCCTTCGAACGGCCTATCAAATGGGGGCGGGCCGTCGCGACGGGTGTCGTCTGCCATACGTCTACCAACGGAATTGGAATACATATTTCTTTCCACAGCAAAAATATATTGGCTGTTTCCAGTCACCCCCGGTCATCCTACGCTACTTCCCGGATTGGACCTACCCGTCAACGAGGGAGACTGCCATCCGACGCCAGTCGGCTGCCTGCACAGACGCCATAAGGCCGCGACCGAGCGGAGCGGCCGCATAGGACGACCGCAGGGAGGACCCTCCCAATGCGAGGCGGTCGCCGTGGGTATCCTGTCTCTCTGCCAGATTGTCTCCCAAGTGCAGGAGGAACAGTCCGAACAGCGTCGACGGTTCGAGAGTTACGAGTATAGAAAATACTTTAGAGTATCATACTCCAAAGTACGATTCTAGAAAGTATTATAATCTACAAGAGTATAGACAAATCATGGTAGAGTTCGTAAATCGAGCAGAAGAACTCTCTCGGCTGGATTCTCTATATGAGTCCGAGGTAGCTGAACTCGCCGTGATATTCGGACGACGTCGACTTGGGAAAACAGCGCTGGTCAAACAATCTCTCGAAGAATATGATAACGCCGTGGTGTATCAGGCGAAACAGAAAACCACAGACCTGCAGCTCCAGCAGTTCATCGACGCGGCTTCTGACACATATCCGGGCGTGAAACGAATTAGAGAGGACTGGGAGGACGTTCTGGGGTACCTCGCTGAAGAGGATGCGATTATCGTTCTCGACGAATTTCCATATCTCGTTGAACAAGACGAGAGTCTTCCGTCCGTGTTACAAGCGATGTTCGATCACGAACTCGATGAGTCTGCTGCGACGTTCGTGCTTGTCGGGTCGTCAATCAGTATGATGGAAGAGGCTGCGCTACTTGGCAATAGTCCACTGTATGGCCGCTCGTCGCTCAAGTTAGATATCAGACAGCTCCCGTTTGCAGCTGCGATGGAATTTTTCGATGACGCCTATACTGCGGCTGAACAAGTCCTTACATGGGGTGTCTTCGGTGGTGTTCCATACTATCTTGAGGAGGTCTTACCTGGGGCCTCACTCGGGGAAAACGTTCAGGAGACAATCCTCTCCCGACACGGGACGCTCCATGACGAACCAGACTACGTCCTCCGTATGGAACTCAGAGAACCGACGCGGTACTTCTCGATTCTTGAGGCAATTGCAGGTGGGAGCACAAGCCGGAGCGAAATTGCGGGGACGACTGGTATCGCATACAACCAGCTCTCAAAGTATCTCAATCGGTTGTCTCGGCTCCGTTTGGTTACTCAGCACGTTCCGATCACAGAGCAAAAAGAACGGAGTAAGCGGAGTCGGTATCGTATCCGGGACCCGTTCTTCCGCTTTTGGTTCCACTTTGTCTACGGCACCGGAGCGCA from Haloarcula pelagica carries:
- a CDS encoding DUF7342 family protein; amino-acid sequence: MADDTRRDGPPPFDRPFEGEDTKQRVYGAVLHAREPMTAAEIAEQADCSAESARTHLSFYADLGIVIQHEGRPARYERNDDYFEWRRVNELARANSTEELQTRVSALTSQIEDYRDRYGSDSPAEVNVLEFDAERVDDVYVELGDWATAIEERRLHERARRKVAGSTAPSHS
- a CDS encoding ATP-binding protein; translated protein: MVEFVNRAEELSRLDSLYESEVAELAVIFGRRRLGKTALVKQSLEEYDNAVVYQAKQKTTDLQLQQFIDAASDTYPGVKRIREDWEDVLGYLAEEDAIIVLDEFPYLVEQDESLPSVLQAMFDHELDESAATFVLVGSSISMMEEAALLGNSPLYGRSSLKLDIRQLPFAAAMEFFDDAYTAAEQVLTWGVFGGVPYYLEEVLPGASLGENVQETILSRHGTLHDEPDYVLRMELREPTRYFSILEAIAGGSTSRSEIAGTTGIAYNQLSKYLNRLSRLRLVTQHVPITEQKERSKRSRYRIRDPFFRFWFHFVYGTGAQYDELGADAYETLIEPELPDFVSRSFEELSCSALRALYPEHTITQTGQWWYDDHEIDVVGLTTSETLIVGECKFQQSPLGYDALSKLESHTAELRWTPDSGGDRTEKYALFSRSGFTSSVEAAAAERDDLRLFTVGDVVTALDGSDISE